Proteins encoded by one window of Chloroflexota bacterium:
- the gmk gene encoding guanylate kinase (Essential for recycling GMP and indirectly, cGMP): protein MSRRRSPPLSLPKKPLLIILSGPSGVGKDALLNRMKEFKYPLEYITTVTTRLRRAGERNHIDYHFIAPEKFQDMI, encoded by the coding sequence ATGAGCCGTAGACGAAGCCCTCCGCTCAGTTTACCCAAGAAACCGCTGCTTATCATTCTCTCTGGACCTTCAGGAGTTGGGAAAGATGCTCTGCTCAACCGAATGAAGGAGTTCAAATATCCCCTGGAGTACATTACAACCGTAACCACACGTTTGCGACGCGCCGGAGAGCGCAATCATATTGATTACCATTTCATCGCTCCGGAAAAGTTCCAGGATATGATC
- a CDS encoding DUF370 domain-containing protein has product MNMELVHIGFGNILVMSRVIAMAAPNSAPTKRTVQEAKTRGQLIDMTNGRRTKVVIFIDSGHVIQAALAPETIAGRLQAIRSSSGMKLEQSDERDEP; this is encoded by the coding sequence GTGAATATGGAATTAGTTCATATCGGATTCGGTAACATACTGGTGATGAGCCGGGTAATTGCTATGGCAGCACCGAACTCAGCACCGACCAAGCGGACGGTGCAGGAGGCGAAAACCCGGGGCCAGCTTATTGATATGACCAATGGCCGAAGAACCAAGGTCGTTATTTTTATTGATAGCGGTCATGTTATTCAGGCCGCGCTTGCTCCAGAAACAATTGCCGGCAGGCTTCAGGCAATTCGTTCCAGTTCTGGAATGAAACTGGAGCAAAGCGACGAAAGAGATGAGCCGTAG
- a CDS encoding ATP-dependent Clp protease ATP-binding subunit, which yields MSSRFEKFSERARHVLTIAQEEARQMNHSYIGTEHVLLGLAREEAGVAAKVLTNLGVSLNKIRSAVEFISSRGERPSTGETGLTPRAKRVIELAIDEARQLSHNYIGTEHLLLGLLREGEGVASGVLDSLGVTLERARAETAQVLSQGVPRSKAGRGASRTPALDQLGVDLTAAARAGKLDPVIGRIKEIERVIQILSRRTKNNPALIGEPGVGKTAIVEGLAHRIVAGDVPETLEGRRLVALDMGSLVAGTKYRGEFEERVKKVIEEIKTAGNCVLFIDEFHTMVGAGAAEGAVDAANILKPSLARGELRCIGATTLDDYRKYVERDAALERRFQPVLVEEPSVEETLDILRGIKERYEEHHHLAISEEALQSAATLASRYIPDRFLPDKAIDLVDEASSRVRIKYHTMPISLREAKQQAEIKRKDKDTALAAQEYDHAAELREQELQLEENIRKLNEEWEAEKGEDTPLVTAENIAEVVGMWTGIPVVQLAGDETNRLLNMEEVIHRRIIGQDEAINIIAKSIRRARAGLKDPRRPIGNFIFLGPTGVGKTELVRALAEFMFGNEDTLIRLDMSEFMEKFAVSRLVGAPPGYVGYEEGGQLTEAVRRKSYCCILLDEIEKAHPDVFNLLLQIFDDGHLTDAKGRRVDFRNSIIVMTSNVGAEMIRKGTVLGFTAGTNEAKTREQAYEKMKENLLNEMKKTFRPEFLNRVDGVVVFHSLTKEQIRQIVDLMLVSVTQQLQEKGITLEVTEVAKDFLGEKGYDEVYGARPLRRAIQDMVEDKLSEDLLRGKFQSGDTVVVDLEGDQIVVRPTTAVGALMGEEN from the coding sequence ATGTCCAGCAGGTTTGAAAAATTCTCCGAGCGAGCGCGGCATGTGCTGACCATCGCCCAGGAAGAAGCTCGCCAGATGAACCACAGTTACATCGGCACCGAGCACGTTCTTCTTGGCCTGGCTCGAGAAGAGGCAGGAGTCGCCGCCAAAGTACTGACCAACCTGGGCGTCAGCCTGAACAAAATACGGTCGGCGGTGGAATTTATCAGCAGCCGCGGTGAAAGACCGAGCACCGGAGAGACCGGCCTCACTCCCCGTGCCAAGCGTGTCATTGAACTGGCCATAGATGAGGCACGGCAGCTCAGCCATAACTACATCGGTACGGAACACCTCCTCCTGGGTTTGCTGCGTGAGGGAGAGGGCGTTGCCTCCGGTGTGCTTGACAGTCTTGGGGTTACCCTGGAGAGGGCGCGTGCTGAAACCGCGCAGGTTCTCAGCCAGGGAGTGCCTCGTTCCAAGGCCGGTCGCGGGGCGAGCCGAACGCCGGCTTTAGACCAGCTCGGCGTTGACCTGACGGCTGCCGCTCGCGCCGGTAAACTTGACCCGGTCATCGGACGGATAAAGGAGATCGAGCGGGTTATCCAGATTCTCAGCCGCCGCACCAAGAACAATCCTGCGCTTATCGGTGAGCCGGGCGTTGGCAAGACAGCCATTGTGGAAGGCCTGGCGCATCGCATCGTTGCCGGCGATGTCCCTGAAACTTTGGAGGGCCGTCGACTCGTGGCCCTTGATATGGGGTCGCTCGTAGCCGGTACCAAGTACCGCGGCGAATTCGAGGAGCGGGTCAAGAAAGTTATCGAGGAGATAAAAACCGCCGGTAACTGCGTGCTCTTCATCGACGAATTTCATACTATGGTGGGTGCTGGCGCCGCTGAGGGAGCGGTTGACGCTGCCAATATCCTCAAACCCTCGCTGGCACGCGGTGAATTGCGGTGCATTGGGGCCACCACTCTGGATGATTACCGAAAATACGTGGAGCGTGATGCCGCCCTGGAACGCCGATTCCAGCCGGTTCTGGTTGAAGAGCCCTCGGTTGAAGAGACGCTTGATATTCTGCGCGGCATTAAGGAGCGTTACGAAGAGCACCATCATTTAGCCATCAGTGAGGAAGCGCTGCAATCTGCGGCCACACTTGCCTCCAGGTACATTCCTGACCGCTTCCTGCCCGATAAGGCCATCGACCTGGTTGACGAGGCGTCGTCCCGGGTAAGAATCAAGTACCACACCATGCCCATCTCACTCCGGGAGGCCAAACAGCAGGCCGAGATAAAGCGTAAGGATAAGGATACCGCGCTGGCGGCCCAGGAGTATGACCATGCCGCTGAACTCAGGGAGCAGGAACTGCAACTTGAGGAGAATATTCGCAAGCTCAATGAGGAGTGGGAGGCAGAAAAAGGAGAGGACACGCCGTTGGTCACGGCGGAAAACATCGCTGAAGTGGTCGGTATGTGGACGGGCATACCGGTGGTACAGCTGGCCGGTGATGAAACGAACCGTCTGTTAAATATGGAAGAGGTGATACACCGTCGCATTATCGGTCAGGATGAAGCCATTAACATCATTGCTAAATCCATCAGGCGGGCCCGGGCCGGGCTGAAGGACCCGCGCCGACCGATAGGGAATTTCATCTTCCTCGGTCCGACCGGCGTGGGCAAGACGGAGCTGGTCCGTGCTCTGGCCGAATTTATGTTTGGCAACGAGGACACTCTTATTCGTCTGGATATGTCCGAGTTCATGGAGAAGTTCGCCGTTTCCCGACTGGTCGGTGCGCCTCCCGGCTACGTTGGCTACGAAGAGGGCGGGCAGCTGACCGAGGCGGTAAGGCGCAAGTCATACTGCTGCATCCTTCTCGATGAGATTGAAAAGGCGCATCCGGATGTGTTCAATCTGCTGCTCCAGATTTTTGATGATGGTCACCTGACCGATGCTAAAGGTCGCCGGGTTGATTTTCGCAACAGCATCATAGTCATGACCAGCAACGTTGGCGCCGAGATGATACGAAAAGGCACGGTGCTTGGCTTCACCGCGGGCACGAACGAGGCCAAGACGCGTGAGCAGGCCTATGAAAAAATGAAGGAAAACCTGCTCAATGAGATGAAGAAGACCTTCCGTCCCGAATTTCTCAACCGGGTTGACGGGGTGGTGGTTTTCCACTCCCTGACCAAGGAGCAGATACGCCAGATTGTCGACCTGATGCTGGTCTCGGTAACTCAGCAGCTGCAGGAGAAAGGCATCACTCTGGAAGTTACTGAGGTGGCCAAGGACTTCCTCGGTGAAAAAGGTTATGATGAGGTCTACGGTGCCCGACCGCTGCGGCGTGCCATTCAGGATATGGTTGAAGATAAATTGTCTGAAGACTTGCTCCGCGGTAAATTCCAGTCAGGAGATACCGTAGTCGTTGACCTGGAAGGGGACCAGATTGTGGTTCGTCCCACCACCGCGGTAGGAGCCTTAATGGGTGAGGAAAATTAA
- a CDS encoding biotin/lipoyl-binding protein: protein MAQENVQVPITGKIISVNVKAGDAVQEGDIICILESMKMENPILAPTGGTIAQIGVVADQTVKPGDTIAVIEYE from the coding sequence ATGGCACAGGAAAACGTACAGGTTCCCATCACCGGTAAAATCATCAGCGTGAATGTTAAAGCGGGAGATGCGGTACAAGAGGGCGATATCATCTGCATACTGGAATCAATGAAGATGGAAAATCCGATTCTGGCCCCAACGGGTGGCACCATTGCCCAGATTGGAGTGGTCGCTGACCAGACAGTGAAACCAGGCGACACCATCGCCGTTATTGAGTACGAGTAG
- a CDS encoding sodium ion-translocating decarboxylase subunit beta — translation MLILQLFQGVYTFFLNEPAIAGGRLLLIALGFLFLYLSYKRILEPLIMLPMGIGMIAVNGGLMMFEAGQMGNLFINPLAGNVEELMYYLQIDFLQPIYTFTFSNGLIACLVFMGIGAITDIDILLAKPYMSLFLAVCAELGTILTLPIAMAMGLPPNEAASIALVGGADGPMVLYGSIMLARDLFVPITVVAYVYLGVCYAGYPLLVKIIPRRLRAVEMDWRTIPQVAPGAKFAFAVITCGFLCVLFPVAAPLFASFFVGLAVKEAGVLRFIEFLSGPLLYGATFFLGFTLGALLGVDIILNPKVLILLVLGVIALTLSGLGGIAGGLIYSKISKEPFNPLIGIAAVSCVPTTAKVAQKCAAAVNKKAMILPFAMGPCVAGVITTAILTGVYISGFVGETPIFYSIFGS, via the coding sequence ATGCTGATTCTGCAGTTATTCCAGGGCGTTTACACCTTTTTCCTGAATGAACCGGCGATTGCCGGTGGCAGGCTGCTCCTGATTGCCCTCGGTTTCCTTTTTCTCTACCTTTCCTACAAGAGAATCCTGGAACCCCTTATCATGCTTCCCATGGGGATAGGGATGATAGCGGTGAACGGCGGCCTTATGATGTTCGAGGCTGGCCAAATGGGCAATCTGTTCATCAATCCTCTGGCCGGCAATGTGGAAGAGCTCATGTATTACCTGCAGATAGATTTCCTGCAGCCGATTTACACCTTTACCTTTAGCAACGGTCTGATTGCCTGTCTTGTCTTTATGGGTATAGGTGCCATAACGGATATTGATATACTGCTGGCCAAGCCGTATATGAGCCTTTTTCTCGCCGTCTGTGCTGAACTCGGCACGATATTGACCCTCCCCATCGCCATGGCCATGGGCCTTCCACCAAATGAGGCGGCTTCCATTGCCCTAGTTGGCGGTGCTGACGGCCCGATGGTTCTCTACGGCTCAATCATGCTGGCCCGAGACCTCTTTGTTCCGATTACGGTGGTGGCCTATGTTTACCTCGGCGTCTGCTACGCCGGCTATCCCTTACTGGTAAAAATTATCCCGAGAAGACTGAGGGCCGTGGAGATGGACTGGCGCACCATACCTCAGGTTGCTCCCGGAGCCAAGTTCGCCTTTGCCGTGATTACCTGCGGCTTCCTCTGCGTCCTCTTCCCGGTGGCAGCCCCACTCTTCGCCTCCTTTTTCGTCGGCCTGGCCGTCAAGGAGGCCGGCGTTTTGAGATTCATTGAATTCCTCTCCGGCCCGCTTCTGTACGGCGCCACCTTCTTCCTCGGCTTCACGCTGGGCGCCCTCCTCGGAGTCGACATCATCCTGAATCCCAAGGTACTGATTCTGCTTGTCCTCGGCGTCATCGCCCTCACGCTCTCCGGCCTGGGCGGCATCGCCGGAGGCCTGATATACAGCAAAATATCCAAAGAGCCGTTCAATCCACTGATCGGCATCGCCGCTGTTTCCTGCGTGCCGACAACGGCCAAGGTAGCTCAGAAATGCGCCGCCGCGGTCAACAAAAAAGCCATGATTCTGCCCTTTGCCATGGGGCCATGCGTGGCCGGCGTGATTACTACAGCTATCCTCACCGGCGTTTACATCAGCGGGTTCGTTGGCGAAACGCCCATTTTCTACAGCATTTTCGGCTCCTAG